ATTGAACCCATTGCCAATCAACAAAATTTCGACTTACAATTCCGCCGGCAGCTCCATATATTGGTCTGGAGTACTTTGTCTTGAGATAATCTGACCTATTCAGGATTGCCGGAAGCACGTGCTTAAGCGAGTTCGAGCCATTAGTCATGGGATCATAGTAGAAGCGCTTCACGAATTCACACAAATCAACCATGTCGCGCTTGCCAACCCACGCCTCCGAAGAGCTTGATACGGAGTGAGTAATTGATCTGACAAATTCACATAGAACATCGCGATCCTCAATATCAGCTTCGTCAGACTTAAGCTGCTGGTATATCATGTTCAAATAGGTGTTTTCATGATTCGAGTATCGAAACACACTCCCATTGTCTGTAACCAACTCTGCTTTTAGACGCCTTACAAAGTCATAATTCGGGAATGCACCTTGAACCGTGTTCAGATAATCGCCACGATGTTCCACAGTGCCATCTTCGCTGACAACGTGATGCGAATACTGAAAAGCTATTCCTTCATACGGATGCCGACCCTTGTTGAAAGGGATTGCTACCATAGTTGTTTCGAAGTCGATAAAGTGAAGAGGAAATGTCCACCTCTCGATTTCCATCTGTTGGTCGTCAGAAGAAATGGGACACTTTTAGAGTTAAGTTAATGGAGGGATTTGGTTCGTAAGTTACGTTTCCTTCGTGGGTTTTGGTTGGGATTA
This region of bacterium genomic DNA includes:
- a CDS encoding DUF2779 domain-containing protein; this encodes MEIERWTFPLHFIDFETTMVAIPFNKGRHPYEGIAFQYSHHVVSEDGTVEHRGDYLNTVQGAFPNYDFVRRLKAELVTDNGSVFRYSNHENTYLNMIYQQLKSDEADIEDRDVLCEFVRSITHSVSSSSEAWVGKRDMVDLCEFVKRFYYDPMTNGSNSLKHVLPAILNRSDYLKTKYSRPIYGAAGGIVSRNFVDWQWVQFDANGKVVDPYKLLPRMFQDVPDKELLILSEQDELNEGGAAMTAYARMQFEEMSEYERDEIRKALLKYCELDTLAMVMLYEGWRELVMS